A stretch of Pseudomonas taetrolens DNA encodes these proteins:
- the eno gene encoding phosphopyruvate hydratase encodes MAKIVDIKGREVLDSRGNPTVEADVLLDNGIIGSACAPSGASTGSREALELRDGDKSRYLGKGVLKAVANINGPIRDLLLGKDPVDQKALDLAMIALDGTENKGSLGANAILAVSLAAAKAAAQDQDLPLYAHIANLNGTPGVYSMPVPMMNIINGGEHADNNVDIQEFMVQPVGAKTFSDALRMGTEIFHHLKAVLKARGLNTAVGDEGGFAPNLASNEDALKVISEAIANAGYTLGTDVTLALDCAASEFYEDGKYNLSGEGQIFDSEGFAEYLKGLSQRYPIISIEDGLDESDWDGWKILTDKIGEKVQLVGDDLFVTNTKILKEGIDKKIANSILIKFNQIGTLTETLEAIQMAKAAGYTAVISHRSGETEDSTIADLAVGTSAGQIKTGSLCRSDRVSKYNQLLRIEEQLGSKAKYNGRSEFRG; translated from the coding sequence ATGGCAAAAATCGTCGACATCAAAGGTCGTGAAGTCCTCGACTCCCGTGGCAATCCCACTGTGGAAGCGGATGTGCTTCTCGACAACGGCATCATCGGCAGTGCTTGCGCGCCTTCCGGTGCTTCCACGGGTTCCCGCGAAGCACTGGAGCTGCGTGATGGCGACAAGAGCCGTTACCTGGGCAAGGGCGTTTTGAAAGCCGTTGCCAATATCAACGGCCCGATTCGCGATTTGTTGCTGGGTAAAGACCCGGTTGACCAGAAGGCGCTGGACCTCGCGATGATCGCGCTGGACGGTACCGAGAATAAAGGTTCCCTGGGTGCCAACGCGATTCTCGCGGTGTCCCTGGCTGCTGCCAAGGCTGCTGCACAGGATCAGGACCTGCCGCTGTATGCGCACATTGCCAACCTGAACGGCACGCCGGGTGTCTACTCGATGCCGGTTCCGATGATGAACATCATCAACGGTGGCGAGCACGCAGATAACAACGTCGACATTCAGGAGTTCATGGTTCAGCCGGTAGGCGCCAAGACTTTCTCCGACGCACTGCGCATGGGCACTGAAATCTTCCATCACCTCAAGGCTGTGCTCAAGGCTCGTGGCCTGAACACTGCAGTGGGTGACGAAGGCGGTTTTGCACCGAACCTGGCGTCCAACGAAGATGCACTCAAGGTGATCTCCGAAGCAATCGCCAACGCCGGTTACACCCTGGGCACCGACGTGACCCTGGCGCTTGACTGTGCGGCCAGCGAATTCTACGAAGACGGCAAGTACAACCTGTCGGGCGAAGGCCAGATCTTCGACTCCGAAGGCTTTGCCGAGTACCTGAAAGGTTTGTCCCAGCGCTACCCGATCATTTCCATTGAAGATGGCCTGGATGAGTCTGATTGGGATGGCTGGAAAATCCTGACCGACAAGATCGGTGAGAAGGTTCAGTTGGTCGGTGACGATTTGTTCGTGACCAACACCAAGATCCTGAAAGAAGGCATCGATAAAAAGATCGCCAACTCGATCCTGATCAAGTTCAACCAGATTGGTACCCTGACCGAAACACTGGAAGCGATCCAGATGGCCAAGGCTGCGGGTTACACGGCTGTAATCTCTCACCGTTCCGGTGAAACCGAAGACTCCACGATTGCCGATCTGGCAGTGGGTACCTCGGCCGGCCAGATCAAGACCGGCTCGCTGTGCCGTTCTGACCGTGTGTCCAAGTACAACCAATTGCTGCGTATCGAAGAGCAACTGGGTTCCAAAGCCAAGTACAACGGCCGTAGCGAGTTCCGCGGCTAA
- a CDS encoding S-(hydroxymethyl)glutathione dehydrogenase/class III alcohol dehydrogenase, giving the protein MIKSRAAVAFEAKKPLEIVEVDVAMPKAGEVLLRVVASGVCHTDAYTLSGADPEGIFPSILGHEGGAVVEAIGEGVTSVAVGDHVIPLYTPECGKCKFCLSGKTNLCQAIRATQGKGLMPDGTTRFSYKGQPIFHYMGTSTFSEYTVLPEISVAKIQKDAPLEKVCLLGCGVTTGIGAVLNTAKVKPGDTVAIFGLGGIGLSAVIGAVKAKAARIIAIDINPAKFEIARQLGATDCVNPKDFDRPIQEVIVDMTDGGVDFSFECIGNVQLMRAALECCHKGWGESVIIGVAGAGQEISTRPFQLVTGRVWRGSAFGGVRGRSELPSYVDMAQSGEIPLDTFITHTMGLEDINKAFDLMHEGKSIRTVIHF; this is encoded by the coding sequence ATGATCAAGTCCCGTGCTGCCGTAGCCTTCGAGGCCAAAAAGCCGCTGGAAATCGTAGAAGTTGACGTTGCCATGCCCAAAGCGGGCGAAGTGCTGTTGCGGGTTGTTGCGTCTGGCGTTTGTCACACCGATGCCTACACCTTGTCGGGCGCTGATCCTGAAGGCATCTTCCCGTCGATCCTGGGGCACGAAGGGGGGGCAGTGGTTGAGGCGATCGGGGAGGGCGTGACCTCGGTTGCTGTCGGTGATCATGTGATTCCGCTGTATACCCCTGAGTGCGGCAAGTGCAAGTTCTGCCTGTCTGGTAAAACCAACCTCTGCCAGGCCATCCGTGCCACACAAGGTAAAGGCCTGATGCCGGACGGCACCACGCGCTTCTCCTATAAAGGGCAGCCGATTTTCCATTACATGGGCACCTCGACCTTTTCTGAGTACACCGTGCTGCCGGAAATTTCAGTGGCCAAAATCCAGAAAGACGCGCCGCTGGAAAAGGTCTGCCTGCTGGGTTGTGGCGTTACCACGGGCATCGGTGCGGTGCTCAATACCGCCAAGGTCAAGCCGGGCGATACCGTGGCCATTTTCGGCCTGGGTGGCATTGGTCTGTCGGCCGTGATTGGTGCTGTGAAGGCCAAGGCGGCGCGGATCATTGCCATCGATATCAACCCGGCCAAATTTGAAATTGCCCGGCAGTTGGGTGCCACCGATTGCGTGAACCCGAAAGACTTTGATCGTCCGATCCAGGAAGTCATCGTTGACATGACTGACGGTGGCGTCGACTTCTCCTTTGAATGCATCGGCAATGTGCAGTTGATGCGTGCGGCGCTGGAGTGCTGCCACAAGGGCTGGGGCGAGTCCGTGATCATCGGCGTGGCCGGAGCTGGCCAGGAAATTTCGACGCGTCCGTTCCAACTGGTCACCGGCCGTGTCTGGCGTGGTTCGGCGTTTGGTGGCGTGCGCGGGCGCAGCGAACTGCCGAGCTATGTCGACATGGCGCAATCCGGTGAGATTCCTCTGGATACCTTCATCACTCATACCATGGGCCTGGAAGATATCAATAAGGCATTCGACCTGATGCACGAAGGCAAAAGCATTCGTACGGTTATTCATTTCTAA
- the ispD gene encoding 2-C-methyl-D-erythritol 4-phosphate cytidylyltransferase translates to MSHFSTAFWAVIPAAGVGARMAADRPKQYLQLGGRSILEHSLGCFLDHPGLKGLVVSIASDDPFWPSLQCATDPRIARVDGGRERADSVLNALLHLHAQGASDEDWVLVHDAARPNLSREDLDKLLSELADDPVGGLLAVPARDTLKRMGKNGRVAETIDRSLIWQAYTPQMFRLGALHRALADSLVADAVITDESSAMEWSGQAPRLIEGRSDNIKVTRPEDLEWLRMRWANR, encoded by the coding sequence ATGAGTCATTTCTCTACGGCCTTTTGGGCCGTGATTCCTGCCGCGGGTGTGGGTGCCCGTATGGCCGCAGACCGTCCCAAACAGTATTTGCAATTGGGCGGGCGCAGTATTCTCGAACACAGTCTTGGCTGTTTTCTCGATCACCCAGGCCTCAAGGGGCTAGTGGTCAGTATCGCTTCCGATGATCCCTTCTGGCCATCCTTGCAGTGTGCAACTGATCCGCGCATCGCCCGGGTTGACGGTGGGCGTGAGCGTGCAGATTCGGTGCTCAATGCCTTGTTGCACCTGCATGCCCAAGGCGCCAGCGATGAAGACTGGGTGCTGGTGCACGATGCGGCCCGGCCTAATTTGTCGCGTGAGGATCTGGATAAACTGCTCAGTGAGTTGGCTGACGACCCGGTAGGGGGATTGTTGGCGGTACCGGCGCGAGACACCCTGAAACGCATGGGTAAAAATGGCCGTGTTGCGGAGACCATTGATCGCAGTCTCATCTGGCAGGCCTATACACCGCAGATGTTCCGTCTGGGGGCATTGCATCGTGCCCTGGCGGATAGCCTGGTGGCGGATGCAGTCATTACGGACGAGTCGTCGGCGATGGAGTGGTCTGGTCAGGCACCGCGTCTGATTGAAGGCCGTTCAGACAATATCAAGGTCACCCGTCCTGAAGACCTTGAGTGGCTGCGTATGCGCTGGGCTAATCGCTGA
- a CDS encoding LysR substrate-binding domain-containing protein produces the protein MNENRWEGIDEFVAVAECSQFTAAAERLGVSSSHISRQVARLEERLQTRLFYRSTRRVTLTEAGQTFLQHCQRLQDGREEALRAVGDLASEPKGMLRMTCAVAYGERFIVPLVTRFMGLYPQLRVDIELSNRPLDLVHESLDLAIRLGRLQDSRLVATRLAPRRMYLCASPSYLERYGRPHSLSELSRHNCLIGSSDLWQLQLDGREFSQRVQGNWRCNSGQAVLDAALLGVGLCQLPDYYVLEHLKSGALVSLLDAHQPPNTAVWALYPQQRHLSPKVRKLVDYLKEGLAKREEYASS, from the coding sequence GTGAATGAAAACCGCTGGGAAGGTATTGATGAGTTCGTGGCGGTGGCCGAATGCAGCCAGTTCACTGCGGCAGCAGAGCGCCTGGGTGTTTCGTCGTCGCATATCAGCCGCCAGGTCGCCCGACTCGAAGAACGCCTGCAAACCCGCTTGTTCTATCGCAGCACGCGCCGGGTGACACTGACCGAAGCCGGACAAACCTTTCTCCAGCATTGCCAGCGCCTGCAAGACGGACGTGAAGAAGCCCTGCGCGCGGTCGGAGACCTGGCCAGCGAGCCGAAAGGCATGTTGCGCATGACCTGTGCAGTGGCTTACGGCGAGCGTTTTATCGTGCCGCTGGTCACGCGCTTTATGGGGCTTTACCCGCAATTGCGGGTCGACATAGAACTGAGCAACCGTCCACTGGATCTGGTGCACGAGAGCCTTGACCTGGCGATTCGTCTGGGCCGACTGCAAGACTCGAGACTGGTGGCTACTCGCCTGGCACCCCGGCGCATGTACTTGTGCGCATCACCGTCTTATCTGGAGCGGTATGGCCGCCCCCATAGCTTGTCGGAGTTGAGCCGTCATAACTGCCTGATTGGTAGTTCGGATCTGTGGCAATTACAGCTGGATGGGCGAGAGTTTTCACAACGGGTACAAGGCAATTGGCGCTGCAACAGCGGGCAGGCCGTACTGGATGCGGCCCTGCTGGGGGTTGGCTTGTGTCAGCTCCCGGACTATTACGTACTGGAACATCTGAAGAGCGGAGCGCTGGTGTCGTTGCTCGATGCCCACCAGCCGCCGAACACCGCAGTCTGGGCCCTGTATCCACAACAACGGCACCTGTCACCAAAAGTCAGAAAGCTGGTGGATTATCTGAAGGAAGGATTGGCCAAGCGGGAGGAGTATGCCTCTTCATAG
- the ftsB gene encoding cell division protein FtsB yields MRSPNWLFLILLLLLAGLQYRLWVGNGSLAQITDLTQQIADQRAENKVLLERNRVMDAEVLELKKGMETVEERARHELGMVKEGETLYQLAQ; encoded by the coding sequence ATGCGCAGTCCCAATTGGTTGTTCCTTATCTTGCTCTTGCTGCTGGCTGGCCTACAGTATCGCCTGTGGGTGGGGAATGGCAGTTTGGCGCAGATTACCGATCTGACTCAGCAAATCGCCGATCAGCGAGCTGAAAACAAGGTTTTGCTTGAGCGTAACCGGGTGATGGATGCGGAAGTGCTTGAGTTGAAAAAAGGCATGGAGACCGTTGAAGAACGTGCTCGCCATGAGTTGGGTATGGTCAAGGAGGGTGAAACCCTCTACCAGTTGGCCCAATGA